Proteins encoded in a region of the Candidatus Methylomirabilis sp. genome:
- a CDS encoding CARDB domain-containing protein, with protein sequence MALLLLLIAAAAAWGEEPRGPGPLPELAVTPEDVVLPRPSLLEGAPVTVAVRVRNLGDAEARGFDVQIWDGAGQKRASLKTVAIASVPPRSDVLLTVDWTPRGPGLHQVSVTVDPSGRVPEGSRTNNTASRAVLILAEAQAQRNLYAHALQYVPRDSREFDLLEAERALVGAPPAGRGVTQLVAKAVDRDRGVIRVIGLGLRPLTIVSNAAALPAARRAAVLEAQRWLGLIQEHRGKAGGAVAAGERLFGAVVVGEQALPDGSVMVKMEAPLR encoded by the coding sequence GTGGCGCTCCTGCTCCTGCTCATCGCGGCGGCCGCCGCCTGGGGCGAGGAGCCGCGAGGACCCGGTCCCCTCCCCGAGCTGGCCGTGACCCCGGAAGACGTCGTCCTCCCCCGGCCCAGCCTGCTCGAGGGGGCCCCGGTCACGGTGGCGGTCCGCGTCCGCAACCTGGGGGACGCGGAGGCCCGCGGGTTTGACGTGCAGATCTGGGACGGAGCCGGGCAGAAGCGGGCGTCCCTCAAGACCGTTGCCATCGCGAGCGTTCCGCCCCGCTCGGATGTCCTCCTGACCGTGGACTGGACCCCGCGGGGGCCGGGCCTGCACCAGGTATCGGTGACCGTGGATCCGAGCGGCCGCGTCCCCGAGGGGAGCCGGACGAACAACACCGCCTCCCGAGCCGTGCTGATCCTCGCGGAGGCGCAGGCCCAGCGGAACCTGTACGCCCACGCGCTGCAGTACGTCCCCCGGGACTCGCGGGAGTTCGACCTGCTGGAGGCGGAGCGGGCGTTGGTCGGGGCCCCCCCGGCGGGGCGAGGGGTGACCCAGCTCGTGGCCAAGGCCGTGGACCGCGACCGGGGCGTGATCCGGGTGATCGGGCTGGGGCTGCGCCCCCTCACCATCGTGAGCAACGCCGCAGCCCTGCCGGCCGCGCGCCGGGCGGCGGTTCTCGAGGCGCAGCGCTGGCTCGGTCTGATCCAGGAGCACCGGGGCAAGGCGGGCGGCGCGGTGGCGGCCGGGGAGCGGCTCTTCGGAGCGGTGGTGGTGGGGGAGCAGGCCCTGCCCGACGGCAGCGTGATGGTCAAGATGGAGGCCCCGCTGCGCTAG
- a CDS encoding carboxypeptidase-like regulatory domain-containing protein, producing the protein MRRLALILGIVVVLAGCATARVAERRVITGRVTDADGAPVVGTPVLLVGRDLGFDVFRLGYEEMDRREVRVLTNERGEYRIEVVAGELGNNLHLFFYDREAFDAVRYARPEPVDITKRIKETREFVINQTLRTHPDWPEVARLRVEYGPDSHRGRLLRQMGLPERREATRSGGDLVEQWHYFSRGVTYVLQNGELTGTHQFEPIK; encoded by the coding sequence ATGCGACGACTCGCACTCATCCTCGGAATTGTCGTGGTTCTCGCCGGCTGCGCGACGGCCCGCGTGGCCGAGCGGCGCGTCATCACGGGCCGGGTGACCGACGCGGATGGGGCTCCGGTGGTCGGCACGCCGGTCCTCCTGGTCGGGCGGGACCTCGGGTTCGACGTCTTTCGGCTCGGCTACGAGGAGATGGATCGGCGGGAGGTCCGGGTCCTCACGAACGAACGGGGGGAGTACCGGATCGAGGTTGTGGCGGGTGAACTCGGCAACAACCTCCATCTTTTCTTCTACGACCGGGAGGCGTTCGACGCAGTCCGGTACGCCCGCCCGGAGCCGGTGGATATCACGAAGCGCATCAAGGAAACGCGCGAGTTCGTCATCAATCAGACCCTCCGGACGCACCCGGACTGGCCCGAGGTGGCCCGCCTTCGGGTGGAGTACGGGCCGGACTCCCACCGGGGGCGCCTCCTCCGCCAGATGGGGCTTCCGGAGCGGCGGGAGGCGACCCGGAGCGGGGGCGACCTGGTCGAGCAGTGGCACTACTTCTCGCGGGGGGTCACCTACGTGTTGCAGAATGGAGAGCTCACTGGAACGCACCAGTTCGAGCCCATCAAATGA